The following proteins come from a genomic window of Natronosalvus vescus:
- a CDS encoding DUF4129 domain-containing protein → MGHDLQRAALIACCVLAIVVAAAFFPAAGYGDFPGRDAVSDDHYLESSTGTGDADSTEGDDGDDLETDDQQDDGDDSDGTADGQHDDSDGADDTDGDDQQDDSDDTGDGSDDAGDDDQQDDEGSSTSESGDGLGVSLDHVLAILLMLVFLVPFALLWRATAPTRHPHLSEADIPNGFLPRLQFRLKRIPQVTMAATIGASSVVPTIADALLRTGRGVGGGFGQLGRSIGRGFGRALFAAPAGFASALQGLGGLSLTGGFSALFDGFGSVRRRHRRSSSDSPTAASNSAVQSTESADDPGPPTIEAAWEEMTALVTRSSRGTVSKTPGEYARAAIAAGYPESAVTTLTEVFRQVRYGDYPPTDDRTRRARAAYEELVAAVTDDDGGDDR, encoded by the coding sequence GTGGGACACGACCTCCAGCGCGCCGCCCTCATCGCTTGCTGTGTCCTCGCGATCGTCGTCGCCGCCGCGTTCTTCCCCGCCGCAGGCTACGGCGATTTCCCGGGACGGGACGCCGTGAGTGACGACCACTATCTCGAGTCTAGCACGGGAACCGGCGACGCCGATTCCACCGAAGGGGACGACGGAGACGACCTCGAGACGGATGACCAGCAGGACGATGGTGACGACTCGGACGGCACAGCTGACGGCCAGCACGACGATAGCGACGGTGCAGACGACACTGACGGCGACGACCAGCAGGACGACAGTGATGACACGGGTGACGGATCGGACGACGCTGGCGACGACGACCAGCAAGACGACGAGGGCTCGAGCACCAGCGAAAGCGGCGACGGACTGGGTGTTTCCCTCGATCACGTCCTCGCAATTCTCCTGATGCTTGTGTTTCTCGTACCGTTCGCGCTTCTGTGGCGGGCGACCGCTCCAACACGACACCCACACCTCTCGGAGGCGGACATCCCGAACGGTTTCCTTCCGCGACTGCAGTTCCGCCTCAAACGGATTCCACAGGTTACCATGGCTGCGACGATCGGCGCCTCGAGCGTCGTGCCGACGATTGCCGACGCCCTCTTGCGAACTGGCCGTGGCGTCGGCGGCGGTTTCGGTCAGCTCGGCCGGTCGATCGGTCGGGGCTTCGGCCGCGCGCTCTTCGCAGCACCTGCCGGGTTCGCCAGCGCGCTGCAGGGGCTTGGCGGGCTTTCGCTCACTGGCGGGTTCAGCGCCCTGTTCGATGGGTTCGGGAGCGTACGACGGAGACACCGTCGCTCGAGCAGCGATAGCCCCACCGCCGCCAGCAATTCGGCTGTCCAATCCACCGAATCGGCCGACGATCCCGGCCCACCGACTATCGAAGCGGCCTGGGAAGAGATGACCGCGCTGGTCACGCGTTCGTCCCGGGGCACCGTCTCGAAAACGCCCGGCGAGTACGCGCGAGCGGCCATTGCCGCTGGCTATCCCGAATCGGCCGTCACGACGCTCACAGAAGTTTTCCGCCAGGTTCGATACGGCGACTACCCACCCACGGACGACCGGACACGCCGAGCTCGAGCCGCCTACGAGGAGCTGGTGGCCGCGGTCACTGACGATGATGGGGGTGATGACCGATGA
- a CDS encoding DUF7519 family protein, with the protein MSVREESRAVRNRNDLRTLPLALVSLTVAGLCWTVGLDLEGLLAVGGALAIVYAGSAVSTGSLARRALGSVLFVGGILAVTAGIGTAVITGLQAGTIVGSSALAVVGVGGALAHPRTRWPDLVWTVRDSTVTSITTVPVITLFATGTAGVVASAVALVFVGVTDGAYSAFTSGLLLAAAAFVAYACVVSVVGSALPEHVPAVSFGDLVDRLFDLPTGVYYVAVLVLGMLAAAETATAFESVLSAMGPVGTVVTALLTIGVIHVVLALALGCSILICFGWLVSPMVDAWFGSYPLRTVALASGGVVVPTVVFVGSLVVPGTDGLQAIWAVVLVLVLVTVVEGLVGGLLAQGSIRWRHWLLLGGCGSLLVTTFLAAQRGISPLFVFISVAAAIAVWDVGEHTNRMRVDIGESVDSRQPELVHATATLVVGAVGVAIAAVAMYGLGAVSPPTERWQALAPLVLALVAVTVLLVSITTDTITNSLSGTFISSRSLLRNRIVVVALAILAALVLAAVVGALDTVLAFVLLVIVPLLALVFVTRLVSTDSISDFQPPPPGAN; encoded by the coding sequence ATGAGTGTACGGGAAGAGTCTCGAGCGGTACGAAACCGAAACGACCTCCGGACGCTCCCCCTCGCCCTCGTTTCCCTCACAGTTGCCGGATTATGCTGGACAGTCGGCCTCGACCTCGAGGGACTTCTGGCGGTCGGTGGGGCGCTGGCCATCGTCTACGCAGGTTCGGCCGTCTCGACAGGCTCGCTCGCTCGTCGAGCCCTCGGGAGCGTCCTCTTCGTGGGTGGAATTCTCGCCGTAACGGCCGGGATCGGAACGGCGGTGATCACGGGACTGCAAGCTGGTACGATCGTCGGCTCGAGCGCGCTGGCGGTGGTCGGGGTCGGCGGTGCACTCGCCCATCCACGGACGCGGTGGCCGGATCTGGTTTGGACGGTGCGCGATTCCACCGTGACGTCGATCACGACCGTTCCCGTGATTACGCTGTTTGCAACTGGAACGGCTGGCGTGGTCGCGTCTGCCGTCGCTCTCGTGTTCGTTGGTGTGACGGACGGAGCCTATAGCGCCTTCACGAGCGGACTTCTGCTTGCAGCCGCGGCGTTCGTGGCGTACGCGTGTGTCGTCTCGGTGGTCGGATCTGCCTTGCCGGAGCACGTTCCAGCGGTTTCGTTCGGCGACCTCGTCGATCGCCTGTTCGACCTTCCGACCGGTGTCTACTACGTGGCCGTGCTCGTCCTCGGCATGCTAGCAGCCGCCGAAACTGCGACCGCGTTTGAATCGGTATTGTCGGCGATGGGGCCAGTCGGGACGGTCGTGACCGCGCTGTTGACGATCGGCGTAATCCACGTCGTTCTCGCACTCGCCCTCGGCTGTTCGATCCTGATCTGCTTCGGGTGGCTCGTGTCCCCGATGGTCGACGCCTGGTTCGGTTCGTACCCGCTTCGGACGGTCGCCCTCGCAAGCGGCGGCGTCGTCGTGCCCACGGTCGTATTTGTGGGTTCGCTGGTTGTTCCCGGCACTGATGGACTGCAGGCAATATGGGCAGTCGTCCTCGTTCTCGTTCTGGTCACGGTCGTGGAGGGTCTGGTCGGTGGACTGCTCGCACAGGGGTCGATTCGCTGGCGCCACTGGCTCTTGCTCGGGGGCTGTGGCTCGCTACTCGTCACTACATTCCTGGCCGCACAGCGGGGTATCTCGCCGCTTTTCGTGTTCATCAGCGTCGCGGCTGCGATTGCGGTGTGGGACGTCGGCGAACACACCAACCGCATGCGAGTCGACATCGGCGAGTCTGTCGATAGTCGACAACCCGAACTGGTTCACGCGACGGCGACGCTCGTTGTCGGCGCCGTTGGCGTCGCAATCGCTGCCGTCGCCATGTACGGCCTCGGTGCGGTTTCACCGCCGACCGAACGGTGGCAAGCGCTCGCCCCGCTCGTCCTGGCGCTGGTCGCTGTGACTGTGCTCCTCGTCTCGATCACCACGGACACGATCACCAACTCACTCTCGGGAACATTTATTTCAAGTCGATCGCTGCTCCGGAACCGGATCGTCGTGGTGGCACTGGCCATCCTGGCTGCGCTCGTGCTTGCAGCCGTTGTCGGAGCGCTCGATACCGTCCTCGCATTCGTCTTGCTGGTGATCGTCCCACTTCTCGCGCTGGTGTTCGTGACTCGCCTCGTTTCGACCGACTCGATCAGTGATTTTCAGCCGCCACCACCGGGTGCCAACTAA
- a CDS encoding trans-sulfuration enzyme family protein, whose protein sequence is MEQEDHAAFETRTVTEGEDPFRVGSEAGDVATPIHLASTFALPGLDTDLSLENVDPDRGEFLYSRLSNPTRHALEKRLASLEGGEHAMAFSSGTAAIFTTMLSCVEPGDHIVAGDDLYAGTRRMLESVFRDRLDVAVTFVDATETASVEDAVTDETAFIWMETPTNPRMTLCDVRAIANIADSYDTSFGVDNTFASSYFQRPLELGADVVAHSTTKYLNGHSDSVGGAVITSDDDLAEEIAFLQQVGIGDMLAPFDSYLVLRGLKTLSLRMRQHETNAMAIAEYLEDHEAVSAVHYPGLESHPQHSLARRQMDGFGGILSFELAGDLEDAKRFLEALEEFTLAVSVGGVESLIEHPAAMTHEPVPRQEREAIGITDTLIRVSVGVEAPEDLLADLERGFEAIQKPTTTADDD, encoded by the coding sequence ATGGAACAGGAGGATCACGCTGCCTTCGAGACGCGAACGGTAACCGAGGGGGAAGACCCGTTTCGGGTCGGCAGTGAGGCCGGTGACGTCGCCACACCGATTCACCTCGCTTCGACGTTCGCACTGCCGGGGCTCGACACCGACCTCAGCCTCGAGAACGTCGACCCCGACCGGGGTGAATTTCTGTACTCACGCCTTTCGAACCCGACGCGTCACGCCCTCGAGAAACGCCTCGCCAGCCTCGAGGGTGGGGAACACGCGATGGCGTTCTCCTCGGGCACCGCCGCGATCTTCACGACGATGCTATCGTGCGTCGAGCCGGGTGACCACATCGTCGCCGGCGACGACCTCTACGCGGGCACCCGGCGGATGCTGGAATCCGTCTTTCGCGACCGGCTCGACGTCGCGGTGACGTTCGTCGACGCGACCGAAACGGCGTCGGTCGAGGACGCCGTCACCGACGAGACGGCGTTCATCTGGATGGAGACGCCGACGAACCCCCGGATGACGCTCTGTGACGTGCGAGCAATCGCAAATATCGCCGATAGCTACGACACCTCCTTCGGCGTCGACAACACCTTCGCGAGTTCGTACTTCCAGCGCCCGCTCGAGCTTGGTGCCGACGTCGTCGCCCACAGCACCACGAAGTACCTCAACGGTCACTCCGACTCCGTCGGCGGTGCCGTGATCACGAGCGACGACGACCTCGCCGAGGAGATCGCTTTTCTCCAGCAAGTCGGGATCGGTGACATGCTCGCCCCATTCGACAGCTATCTCGTCCTCCGTGGTCTCAAGACGCTCTCGCTCCGGATGCGCCAGCACGAAACCAACGCGATGGCCATTGCCGAGTATCTCGAGGATCACGAAGCCGTCTCGGCGGTTCACTATCCTGGTCTCGAGTCTCACCCACAACACTCCCTCGCCCGTCGGCAGATGGACGGCTTCGGCGGGATTCTGTCGTTCGAACTCGCGGGCGATCTCGAGGACGCTAAACGGTTCCTCGAGGCGCTCGAGGAGTTTACCCTGGCCGTCAGCGTCGGCGGCGTCGAGAGCCTGATCGAACACCCCGCAGCGATGACGCACGAACCGGTTCCGCGCCAGGAACGCGAAGCAATCGGTATCACCGACACGCTGATTCGCGTCTCCGTCGGCGTCGAGGCTCCGGAGGATCTGCTCGCCGACCTCGAGCGCGGCTTCGAGGCGATTCAAAAGCCGACGACGACCGCGGACGACGATTAA
- a CDS encoding M48 family metalloprotease translates to MAGSELTGRIAATLGAILVVTVAVALTIVTFLEPWLDPVFGAAGITSTPAQYAVGTAICLLVLLLVQLRYARRELLSEADADPADPDGHGPLLDRVTRLAAQLDMTVPSIAIADTDVPNSFAVGGVRSGTIVVSEGLLERLESDELDGVIAHELVHLKNRDAAVMTLASFLPALVADEHVVFGDLLPSWTQPYVYAALLGVSYVLASAFIDAPLVSFAGLFQFLVALGVTVVLGGIVLGILASVVVFLSRGLSRQREFVADRDGATLTGNPAALASALERLDDVVTAPREDARQVAGTSATSSLPSYRGLDGMCLLPHGFDRPGQESNDDGDFHVETHAHPPTDERIAQLGNLAAELETMVG, encoded by the coding sequence ATGGCAGGTTCGGAGCTGACCGGTCGGATCGCGGCAACGCTCGGCGCAATTCTCGTCGTCACCGTGGCGGTTGCGCTCACAATCGTCACGTTCCTCGAGCCGTGGCTCGACCCGGTGTTCGGCGCGGCCGGGATTACGTCTACTCCCGCACAGTACGCCGTGGGGACGGCCATCTGTTTGCTCGTTCTCTTGCTCGTCCAGCTTCGGTACGCTCGCCGCGAATTACTGTCCGAAGCCGACGCCGACCCGGCTGATCCCGACGGACACGGCCCGTTGCTCGACCGGGTGACCCGCCTGGCCGCCCAGCTCGATATGACCGTCCCGTCGATCGCGATCGCCGACACCGACGTGCCGAACAGCTTCGCCGTCGGCGGCGTTCGATCCGGAACGATCGTCGTCAGCGAGGGCCTGCTCGAGCGCCTCGAGTCCGACGAACTCGATGGCGTCATCGCCCACGAACTCGTGCACCTGAAAAACCGGGACGCGGCAGTGATGACGCTCGCCTCGTTTCTCCCGGCACTCGTCGCCGACGAGCACGTCGTGTTCGGCGACCTTCTTCCCTCCTGGACGCAGCCGTACGTCTACGCCGCCTTGCTAGGGGTGAGCTACGTCCTCGCGTCGGCGTTCATCGACGCGCCGCTGGTCAGCTTCGCCGGACTCTTTCAATTTCTCGTCGCTCTCGGGGTCACCGTCGTGCTCGGCGGGATCGTCCTCGGGATCCTCGCGTCCGTCGTCGTCTTCCTGAGCAGAGGGCTCTCCCGACAGCGGGAGTTCGTCGCCGACCGCGACGGCGCGACGCTCACCGGGAATCCCGCTGCGCTCGCGAGCGCGCTCGAGCGCCTCGACGACGTGGTGACCGCGCCGCGAGAGGACGCCCGACAGGTCGCCGGTACTTCGGCCACCTCGAGTCTCCCCAGCTATCGCGGCCTCGACGGGATGTGTTTGCTCCCGCACGGGTTCGATCGGCCGGGCCAGGAATCGAACGATGACGGCGACTTTCACGTCGAAACGCACGCCCATCCCCCCACTGACGAACGGATCGCTCAGCTAGGAAACCTGGCCGCAGAATTAGAGACGATGGTCGGTTAA
- a CDS encoding DUF58 domain-containing protein — protein sequence MTGRSGHARTGTEADDTDAEDATASRPLANERDLESAGTPPAGTADATGDEAGATGKADLAERESVEAAPGARMGVGSAIDAGDGSTKPVDRANDPLDERAVSSDRWLVALTVALLAVGVGVLARDAAIFLSSVVGLSYVGYSYATRPPKPTLTVERTLESARPAPGDTVGVCVTVTNDGSESIPDVRIADAPPSELHLEGDPRVAGSLEPGESLTLEYAARAKRGEYGFGDVTVSARNVSASERVTTRYDLSSEFTCDDALERVPLASQTIQHTGRVETDIGGEGIEFFSIRPFHPTDPMRRVDWNRLARTGDLTTIEFREERAASVTVLVDARASNAVFRYPGELDARSLSSHATEWLVTALLGENNRVGVALYGDRGDYLLPRSGRDQLARATRLLDGEWCGSFGRQAWLAHGDRSVDRFCRHLNDEKQLLFVTPLLDDDPVASARRFRAYGHEVTLVCPMVADRPGHAGVIDRAEVEARCSTLRSHGVRIIEWHPDESLHVAVDRSKRRWSR from the coding sequence ATGACGGGGCGGTCAGGTCACGCTCGGACGGGGACGGAAGCCGACGATACAGACGCTGAAGACGCTACAGCGTCTAGGCCGCTCGCGAACGAGCGCGACCTCGAGTCAGCAGGGACGCCGCCTGCTGGGACAGCCGATGCTACCGGAGACGAGGCTGGTGCCACCGGGAAAGCTGATCTCGCCGAACGTGAGTCGGTCGAAGCCGCACCTGGGGCGCGAATGGGCGTTGGATCAGCCATCGACGCAGGTGATGGATCCACGAAACCCGTCGACCGGGCCAACGACCCACTGGACGAGCGGGCCGTCTCGAGTGATCGCTGGCTCGTGGCGTTGACCGTCGCGTTGCTCGCGGTCGGCGTCGGTGTGCTGGCTCGCGACGCCGCCATCTTCCTCAGTTCGGTGGTCGGCCTGAGTTACGTCGGCTACAGCTACGCGACCCGCCCGCCCAAACCGACGCTCACAGTCGAACGAACCCTCGAATCCGCCAGACCGGCACCCGGCGACACCGTTGGCGTCTGCGTGACCGTCACCAACGATGGTTCTGAGTCGATCCCGGACGTCCGTATCGCCGACGCACCGCCGTCGGAACTCCACCTCGAGGGAGATCCCAGGGTGGCGGGCTCACTCGAACCCGGCGAATCCCTCACACTGGAGTACGCGGCCCGAGCCAAACGAGGGGAGTACGGCTTCGGCGACGTCACCGTCAGCGCTCGAAACGTGAGCGCGAGCGAGCGCGTGACCACCCGATACGACCTCTCGAGCGAGTTCACCTGTGACGACGCCCTCGAGCGGGTGCCATTGGCTAGCCAGACCATTCAACACACCGGACGTGTCGAAACCGACATCGGGGGCGAAGGCATCGAGTTTTTCTCGATTCGGCCGTTCCATCCGACGGATCCGATGCGTCGGGTCGACTGGAATCGCCTCGCCCGTACTGGCGACCTCACGACGATCGAGTTCCGCGAAGAACGGGCCGCGTCCGTCACCGTCCTGGTCGACGCTCGAGCGTCGAACGCGGTCTTTCGATATCCGGGCGAACTCGACGCCAGGTCGCTCTCGTCTCACGCAACCGAGTGGCTGGTGACGGCGCTACTCGGGGAGAACAATCGCGTCGGCGTCGCTCTCTACGGCGACCGAGGGGACTACTTGCTCCCCCGGAGTGGCCGAGATCAACTCGCTCGAGCGACACGGCTGCTCGATGGGGAGTGGTGTGGCTCGTTCGGACGTCAAGCGTGGCTGGCCCACGGTGATCGGTCGGTCGATCGCTTCTGCCGACACCTGAACGACGAGAAACAGCTGCTGTTCGTCACCCCGTTGCTCGACGACGATCCGGTCGCGTCGGCACGACGATTCCGTGCGTACGGACACGAGGTAACGCTCGTCTGCCCGATGGTCGCCGATCGGCCGGGCCACGCCGGCGTGATCGATCGAGCGGAGGTCGAAGCGCGCTGTTCGACCCTTCGAAGCCACGGCGTTCGGATCATCGAGTGGCACCCCGACGAATCGCTCCACGTGGCGGTCGACCGAAGCAAACGGCGGTGGTCGCGATGA
- a CDS encoding S8 family serine peptidase codes for MSQKDNQESGQGKDASVSRRSFMKVGAATGAAFLAAPAVTSEPVVATDDVSLDFMNVRVREALHGWERGYRGRTDRTLGLTDSGTDSRHPDIGPWSGVTVTSEDGFEVDGNPFSNTGGKIQPHTTKLVGWHNDNTRYGGYEKPRDSNGHGTHVASIMAGSGRASAIDPDRYQEDDPQTILLLGNTLTYEVDAVAGSGVFASAYGEGIELVIEGPDGEEIASSGGASGTSEITFENNLAETPTVHDEGEATYTIHVRTLEGELITTGQVDRVAVGAFKHPGETIGDRTDDGDLSLHAGIAPNSSIVSVTDLGTGTRAVGDDAESFVETFNLRAVNMSWGYVGGLPLGAAAETLDDIPGVIREMAEAGILSVAAAGNDATPASGNGAPAVANEAISTVSTDPLDGIASYSSGGIAGIDESGEPYTKPDVSAPGGELTVLDIAADTGEPEDEVTTEQPESVEADAELEPVKALDELEDDALAPKTEFDPAITGDADYEIDLADEVLDALTFDDVDLEVLNRGARREGMGGDGIRGYTGKGGTSMAAPSVCGIAGLVADAMEEDAPESIALPEPVDTGYDDVLRLKNVILATASETALTAAPYHAAKAPVYTHGGRDPYEGFGRANLGPAIDAVTRDLTDDSVSGIVGLAVPDDERAVAGHVRVDAPGEVSADVAFSHYSGGNAGATKGDPHIDLFLYDAQNPDSLTGDPTIVDSDAGIQGEASVSTSVSVDDLEDNGGERVFYVVAKLVNVPGLVNGFDCRAHLDLETAFDETGLVVEGDAEMDASVFTGGQTNRTDLDVEVRHPEGENVLVRDTVPQGWDVDEAFGDVEATTPAFGGGTHVYFGLEEADSVYENLTHFAEAPDSVDESDRYTFGPLAVSTDTDDDGTLTSREWTTITGTERTVTVVAEET; via the coding sequence ATGAGTCAGAAAGACAATCAGGAATCTGGACAGGGGAAGGATGCATCGGTCTCACGTCGCTCGTTCATGAAAGTGGGGGCGGCGACAGGGGCGGCGTTTCTCGCCGCGCCGGCAGTCACGTCCGAGCCAGTCGTCGCAACTGATGACGTCTCGCTCGACTTTATGAACGTACGTGTTCGTGAGGCATTACACGGTTGGGAGCGAGGTTACCGGGGTCGAACGGATCGCACCCTCGGTCTCACCGATAGCGGAACGGATTCGCGACACCCAGACATCGGACCGTGGAGTGGCGTGACCGTCACGTCTGAGGACGGGTTCGAGGTCGACGGTAACCCGTTCTCGAACACCGGCGGGAAGATTCAACCGCACACGACGAAACTCGTCGGGTGGCACAACGACAACACCCGCTACGGCGGTTATGAGAAGCCGCGCGACTCGAACGGGCACGGAACGCACGTCGCGTCGATCATGGCCGGCAGCGGCCGCGCGAGCGCCATCGACCCCGACCGATACCAGGAAGACGACCCGCAAACGATACTCCTGCTCGGCAATACACTCACCTACGAAGTCGACGCCGTCGCTGGATCCGGAGTCTTCGCCAGTGCGTACGGCGAGGGTATCGAGCTGGTCATCGAAGGGCCCGATGGGGAAGAAATCGCGAGTTCGGGCGGGGCCTCCGGCACCTCGGAGATCACGTTCGAGAACAACCTCGCGGAGACGCCGACCGTCCACGACGAGGGCGAGGCGACGTACACGATTCACGTACGAACCCTCGAAGGCGAACTGATCACGACGGGACAGGTCGACCGCGTTGCCGTGGGGGCGTTTAAACACCCGGGAGAGACCATCGGTGACCGAACCGACGACGGTGACCTCTCGTTGCACGCCGGTATCGCACCGAACTCGAGCATCGTGAGCGTTACCGATCTCGGCACTGGAACGCGCGCGGTCGGCGACGACGCCGAGTCGTTCGTCGAGACGTTCAACCTCCGTGCGGTGAACATGTCCTGGGGGTACGTCGGTGGCCTTCCACTCGGTGCCGCTGCCGAGACGCTCGACGACATCCCCGGCGTCATTCGGGAGATGGCCGAAGCGGGTATCCTCTCGGTAGCGGCCGCCGGCAACGACGCCACGCCAGCCAGCGGAAACGGCGCTCCGGCCGTCGCCAATGAGGCCATCTCGACCGTCTCGACCGATCCGCTCGACGGCATCGCTTCCTACTCTTCGGGTGGAATCGCGGGCATCGACGAATCAGGCGAACCGTACACGAAACCCGACGTCTCCGCACCAGGCGGTGAGCTAACCGTCCTCGACATCGCCGCCGATACCGGCGAACCTGAGGACGAGGTGACGACCGAACAGCCCGAGTCAGTCGAAGCAGACGCCGAGCTCGAGCCGGTCAAAGCGCTCGATGAGCTGGAGGACGACGCCCTCGCACCCAAAACCGAGTTCGATCCGGCGATCACGGGCGACGCGGACTACGAGATCGATCTCGCGGACGAGGTTCTCGACGCGCTCACCTTCGACGACGTCGACCTCGAGGTGCTCAACCGTGGTGCCAGACGCGAGGGAATGGGCGGCGATGGCATCCGCGGCTACACGGGCAAAGGCGGTACCTCGATGGCTGCCCCGAGCGTCTGTGGCATCGCCGGGCTCGTCGCCGACGCGATGGAGGAAGACGCGCCCGAATCGATCGCCCTTCCGGAACCCGTCGACACGGGCTACGACGACGTGCTCCGGCTGAAGAACGTGATTCTCGCGACCGCGAGCGAGACGGCACTCACGGCCGCCCCGTATCACGCGGCGAAAGCGCCCGTTTACACACACGGCGGCCGCGATCCCTACGAGGGCTTCGGTCGAGCCAACCTCGGGCCAGCGATCGATGCCGTCACTCGCGACCTCACCGACGATTCGGTCTCCGGAATCGTCGGACTGGCCGTCCCCGACGACGAACGAGCCGTCGCCGGCCACGTTCGCGTCGATGCACCGGGTGAAGTTTCCGCCGACGTCGCGTTCAGCCACTACAGTGGTGGCAACGCCGGAGCGACCAAGGGTGACCCACACATTGACCTGTTCCTCTACGACGCCCAGAACCCCGACTCGCTCACCGGTGATCCGACCATCGTCGACAGCGATGCCGGCATCCAGGGCGAGGCATCCGTCTCGACCAGCGTCAGCGTCGACGACCTAGAGGACAACGGCGGCGAGCGCGTCTTCTACGTCGTCGCGAAGTTGGTCAACGTCCCCGGTCTGGTCAACGGCTTCGACTGCCGCGCCCACCTCGACCTCGAGACGGCCTTCGACGAGACCGGACTGGTGGTCGAAGGCGACGCCGAGATGGACGCCAGCGTCTTCACCGGCGGGCAGACCAACCGCACCGACCTCGACGTCGAGGTTCGACACCCCGAAGGCGAGAACGTCCTCGTCCGCGACACCGTCCCACAGGGATGGGACGTCGACGAGGCGTTCGGCGATGTCGAGGCGACGACGCCGGCCTTCGGCGGCGGCACGCACGTCTACTTCGGCCTCGAGGAGGCCGATTCCGTCTACGAGAATCTGACGCACTTTGCGGAGGCACCCGACAGCGTCGACGAGTCCGACCGCTACACCTTCGGCCCCCTCGCCGTCTCGACCGACACAGACGATGACGGGACGCTTACCAGTCGCGAGTGGACGACGATTACGGGCACCGAGCGGACGGTGACCGTCGTCGCCGAGGAGACCTGA
- a CDS encoding 50S ribosomal protein L15e yields the protein MARSFYSHIKEAWKTPGDGKLGELQWQRKQEWRKQGAIERIERPTRLDKARELGYKAKQGIVLTRVSVRKGNARKQRHKAGRRTKRQGVNRIGRRKNIQRIGEERVSRKYPNLRVLASYWVGEDGGQKWFEVILVDPNHPAIQNDDDLNWICNDTHKNRAFRGLTNAGKSNRGLQNRGKGTEKVRPSLNSGKRSSE from the coding sequence ATGGCACGAAGCTTCTACTCCCACATCAAGGAGGCATGGAAGACCCCGGGCGACGGTAAGCTCGGCGAACTGCAGTGGCAACGCAAACAGGAGTGGCGTAAACAGGGCGCCATCGAGCGCATCGAGCGCCCGACCCGACTCGACAAGGCGCGCGAACTCGGCTACAAGGCCAAACAGGGCATCGTCCTCACTCGCGTCTCCGTCCGCAAGGGGAACGCGCGCAAACAGCGCCACAAGGCCGGCCGCCGAACGAAGCGCCAGGGCGTCAACCGGATCGGACGCCGCAAGAACATCCAGCGCATCGGCGAAGAACGCGTCTCCCGGAAGTACCCCAACCTTCGGGTTCTCGCCAGCTACTGGGTCGGGGAAGACGGCGGCCAGAAGTGGTTCGAAGTGATCCTCGTCGATCCGAACCACCCGGCTATCCAGAACGACGACGACCTCAACTGGATCTGTAACGACACCCACAAGAACCGCGCCTTCCGCGGGCTGACCAACGCCGGTAAATCGAACCGCGGCCTCCAGAACCGCGGCAAAGGCACCGAAAAGGTTCGCCCGTCACTGAACAGCGGGAAGCGTAGCTCGGAGTAA
- a CDS encoding DUF7269 family protein has protein sequence MKQTTLVGFGFVALVGALLATVGAIPSAGAALARDTAVIAIGGLLAAFGIGLLGAFVASEPTLETESENGDEPVAFPSVATQDRERDVERIGQDVEIALSRSRLGDSPRERHNRSVARNRLRRTMTDAVVSSLTADGTLEVEAARDHVQRGTWTDDPRAAACLSSAVTIPLATRIEDWVVGERDQRQLQAALEALTALRADDLQSSSQQSPDGRERRRNDI, from the coding sequence ATGAAACAGACCACGCTCGTTGGCTTCGGTTTCGTCGCCCTCGTCGGCGCGCTGTTGGCTACTGTCGGTGCTATCCCCTCCGCTGGAGCCGCTCTCGCACGGGATACTGCCGTGATCGCCATCGGCGGCCTCCTCGCCGCGTTCGGAATCGGTCTCCTGGGTGCCTTCGTCGCGAGCGAACCTACTCTCGAGACCGAGAGCGAAAACGGTGATGAACCGGTAGCCTTCCCGTCGGTAGCAACCCAGGATCGCGAACGTGACGTGGAACGAATCGGTCAGGACGTCGAGATCGCTCTGTCACGGTCGCGGCTTGGCGACTCACCGCGGGAGCGACATAATCGGTCGGTTGCCAGGAACAGACTCCGACGGACGATGACTGACGCCGTCGTCTCCTCGTTGACTGCCGATGGCACTCTCGAGGTCGAGGCGGCTCGAGACCACGTCCAGCGGGGGACGTGGACGGACGATCCCCGTGCAGCGGCCTGTCTCTCGTCAGCGGTCACGATTCCGCTCGCGACTCGAATCGAGGACTGGGTAGTCGGGGAACGAGACCAACGACAGCTACAGGCGGCGCTCGAGGCGCTGACGGCGCTCAGAGCGGACGACCTGCAATCGTCGAGCCAACAGTCACCGGACGGACGTGAACGGAGGAGGAACGACATATGA